Proteins encoded by one window of Vitis riparia cultivar Riparia Gloire de Montpellier isolate 1030 chromosome 11, EGFV_Vit.rip_1.0, whole genome shotgun sequence:
- the LOC117924987 gene encoding uncharacterized protein LOC117924987 isoform X1, giving the protein MEDLKRLKGGKLTNSPNNYDLQLVSRGCLGCCTKPTPIIAVDEPSKGLRIQGRTVKKPSISEDFWSTSTCEIDNSTVQSQRSISSISTSNQSLTHYSGIGSTSNNSEFINHGLLLWNQTRLQWVGNKRSENQSQQIREPRLRWNATYEGLLGTNRRFSQPIPLSEMIDFLVDVWDQEGMYD; this is encoded by the exons ATGGAAGATCTGAAAAGATTGAAAGGAGGCAAATTGACAAATTCACCAAACAATTATGACCTTCAGTTAGTG AGCAGAGGTTGTCTTGGATGCTGTACCAAACCCACACCAATTATTGCTGTGGACGAGCCATCAAAGGGATTGAGAATTCAAGGGCGGACAGTGAAGAAACCCAGTATATCAGAAGATTTTTGGAGCACCAGCACATGCGAGATAGATAACAGCACTGTCCAATCTCAAAGAAGCATATCATCTATCAGCACCTCAAACCAGTCCCTTACTCACTATAGCGGCATTGGTAGCACGAGCAATAATTCTGAATTTATAAATCATG GTCTTCTTCTCTGGAATCAGACAAGGCTTCAGTGGGTTGGAAATAAAAGGTCTGAGAATCAGAGTCAACAAATTCGGGAGCCCAGATTAAG ATGGAATGCAACTTATGAAGGTTTACTCGGAACCAACAGGCGTTTCTCCCAGCCCATCCCTCTCTCT GAAATGATAGATTTTCTGGTGGACGTATGGGACCAGGAGGGGATGTATGATTGA
- the LOC117924988 gene encoding uncharacterized protein LOC117924988 has translation MKVRSSVKKMCEYCRTVKRRGRVYVLCTANPKHKQRQGMSTFAHEGPFPPMSSEMNAKQEISQNHRLQGGLASIIPKKPEPSMMYGWRASLASLLFKQGN, from the exons ATGAAGGTGAGATCATCAGTGAAGAAAATGTGTGAGTATTGTAGAACAGTCAAACGTCGTGGGCGAGTATATGTACTATGCACAGCCAATCCCAAGCACAAGCAACGGCAAGGCATGTCAACATTTGCCCATGAAGGCCCTTTTCCTCCAAT GTCCTCAGAGATGAATGCCAAGCAGGAGATCTCGCAGAACCACAGGTTGCAGGGAGGTCTGGCATCTATTATACCCAAGAAGCCTGAGCCATCTATGATGTATGGATGGAGAGCATCTCTGGCATCTCTCCTATTCAAGCAGGGGAATTAG
- the LOC117924987 gene encoding uncharacterized protein LOC117924987 isoform X3 has protein sequence MHGSRGCLGCCTKPTPIIAVDEPSKGLRIQGRTVKKPSISEDFWSTSTCEIDNSTVQSQRSISSISTSNQSLTHYSGIGSTSNNSEFINHGLLLWNQTRLQWVGNKRSENQSQQIREPRLRWNATYEGLLGTNRRFSQPIPLSEMIDFLVDVWDQEGMYD, from the exons ATGCATGGG AGCAGAGGTTGTCTTGGATGCTGTACCAAACCCACACCAATTATTGCTGTGGACGAGCCATCAAAGGGATTGAGAATTCAAGGGCGGACAGTGAAGAAACCCAGTATATCAGAAGATTTTTGGAGCACCAGCACATGCGAGATAGATAACAGCACTGTCCAATCTCAAAGAAGCATATCATCTATCAGCACCTCAAACCAGTCCCTTACTCACTATAGCGGCATTGGTAGCACGAGCAATAATTCTGAATTTATAAATCATG GTCTTCTTCTCTGGAATCAGACAAGGCTTCAGTGGGTTGGAAATAAAAGGTCTGAGAATCAGAGTCAACAAATTCGGGAGCCCAGATTAAG ATGGAATGCAACTTATGAAGGTTTACTCGGAACCAACAGGCGTTTCTCCCAGCCCATCCCTCTCTCT GAAATGATAGATTTTCTGGTGGACGTATGGGACCAGGAGGGGATGTATGATTGA
- the LOC117924987 gene encoding uncharacterized protein LOC117924987 isoform X2 yields MIIYTPLSAWIGRVFACMGGCLGCCTKPTPIIAVDEPSKGLRIQGRTVKKPSISEDFWSTSTCEIDNSTVQSQRSISSISTSNQSLTHYSGIGSTSNNSEFINHGLLLWNQTRLQWVGNKRSENQSQQIREPRLRWNATYEGLLGTNRRFSQPIPLSEMIDFLVDVWDQEGMYD; encoded by the exons ATGATAATCTACACTCCCCTATCTGCTTGGATCGGTCGCGTTTTTGCATGCATGGG AGGTTGTCTTGGATGCTGTACCAAACCCACACCAATTATTGCTGTGGACGAGCCATCAAAGGGATTGAGAATTCAAGGGCGGACAGTGAAGAAACCCAGTATATCAGAAGATTTTTGGAGCACCAGCACATGCGAGATAGATAACAGCACTGTCCAATCTCAAAGAAGCATATCATCTATCAGCACCTCAAACCAGTCCCTTACTCACTATAGCGGCATTGGTAGCACGAGCAATAATTCTGAATTTATAAATCATG GTCTTCTTCTCTGGAATCAGACAAGGCTTCAGTGGGTTGGAAATAAAAGGTCTGAGAATCAGAGTCAACAAATTCGGGAGCCCAGATTAAG ATGGAATGCAACTTATGAAGGTTTACTCGGAACCAACAGGCGTTTCTCCCAGCCCATCCCTCTCTCT GAAATGATAGATTTTCTGGTGGACGTATGGGACCAGGAGGGGATGTATGATTGA